The Verrucomicrobium spinosum DSM 4136 = JCM 18804 genome includes a region encoding these proteins:
- a CDS encoding iron-containing alcohol dehydrogenase yields the protein MTDLNAFDHHPRTRLVFGAGTLEKLGALASDLGGSRVLVVSDSGIVKAGHAARAMQSLQAAGLETQLFDQVHENPSTRDVDECVAVARDFRADILVGLGGGSSMDTAKGCNFIFTNGGRMQDYWGVGKATQPMLPLIAIPTTSGTGSECQSFALISDEETHVKMACGDPKAAARVAILDPELTISQPHKVTAVTGIDAIAHALETAVTTKRNPVSALYSLESFRYLRAGFDRVLESPTDQEARSFMLLGAAFAGTAIENSMLGAAHSCANPLTAKFGTVHGQAVGLMLPHVIRFNSERSEIASIYAAYGEHLPEQVQHWLRAAGLSVRLAELGVTEADVPGLAAGAAKQWTANFNPRPVTEADFAAIYRAAL from the coding sequence GTGACCGATTTGAACGCGTTTGATCATCATCCCCGCACCCGTCTGGTGTTTGGTGCGGGCACCCTGGAGAAGCTCGGTGCCCTGGCCTCAGATCTGGGAGGGAGCCGGGTGCTGGTGGTTTCTGATTCCGGCATTGTGAAGGCGGGCCACGCCGCACGGGCCATGCAGTCGCTGCAGGCGGCCGGACTGGAGACGCAGCTCTTTGACCAGGTGCATGAAAACCCCTCGACGCGGGATGTGGATGAGTGTGTGGCCGTGGCGCGGGACTTCCGGGCCGACATTCTGGTGGGGCTGGGTGGAGGCAGCAGCATGGACACCGCCAAGGGCTGCAACTTCATCTTCACCAATGGAGGGCGCATGCAGGACTACTGGGGCGTGGGCAAGGCCACCCAGCCGATGCTGCCTTTGATCGCGATTCCCACCACCTCCGGCACCGGCAGTGAGTGCCAGAGTTTCGCGTTGATCTCGGACGAGGAAACGCACGTCAAGATGGCCTGTGGCGATCCCAAGGCTGCGGCCCGGGTGGCCATCCTTGATCCGGAACTCACGATTTCACAACCGCACAAGGTCACGGCCGTCACAGGCATCGATGCCATTGCGCATGCCCTGGAAACGGCGGTGACCACCAAGCGCAACCCGGTCTCGGCGCTGTATTCTCTCGAATCCTTCCGCTATCTGCGGGCGGGATTTGACCGCGTGCTGGAATCTCCCACCGATCAGGAGGCTCGTTCATTTATGTTGTTGGGTGCAGCCTTTGCCGGCACAGCCATTGAGAACTCCATGCTTGGCGCGGCGCATTCCTGTGCCAATCCCCTGACCGCCAAGTTCGGCACCGTGCACGGTCAGGCGGTGGGGCTTATGCTTCCGCACGTCATCCGTTTTAATTCGGAGCGTTCTGAGATCGCGAGCATCTACGCCGCCTACGGCGAGCATTTGCCAGAGCAGGTGCAGCACTGGCTGCGTGCCGCAGGCCTCAGTGTCCGGCTTGCTGAACTGGGAGTGACCGAGGCGGATGTTCCAGGCCTGGCGGCAGGTGCGGCCAAGCAGTGGACGGCCAATTTCAATCCCCGTCCCGTGACCGAGGCGGACTTTGCCGCGATCTACCGTGCGGCGCTGTAG
- a CDS encoding alpha/beta hydrolase: MKLALVAFLALAAASAAYSQTDTKPRWKKVSPALPETLALHEKVECSKPGGYPVLLDIYVPKADGKYPTILLIHGGGWQKRQVEADKPLAERLAARGYVVAQVAYRLSTDAPYPAALHDCKAALRFLRAHAAEYKIDPARIGCAGGSAGGHLSGLVGMTGEVNALEGTGGNPEQSTAIKACVVMAATMDLVEANKEKNAESAVLFFGPFVEKKATYVEASPITHAGKGSPPTLYIEGEKDTLKVGRAEMQEKLRAAGVPTELVTLKEAPHPFWMSQPWLDETARAIGDWFDKYLK; encoded by the coding sequence ATGAAACTCGCCCTCGTCGCCTTTCTCGCTCTGGCCGCAGCCTCGGCTGCCTATTCGCAAACCGACACGAAACCCAGGTGGAAGAAGGTGTCGCCTGCATTGCCAGAGACCCTGGCGCTGCATGAGAAGGTCGAGTGTTCCAAACCGGGAGGTTATCCCGTGCTGCTGGACATCTATGTCCCCAAGGCAGATGGCAAGTATCCGACTATTCTCCTGATCCATGGCGGGGGCTGGCAGAAACGCCAGGTGGAGGCGGACAAGCCTCTGGCCGAGCGCCTCGCGGCGCGTGGTTATGTGGTGGCTCAGGTGGCTTACCGCCTGTCCACGGATGCGCCGTACCCGGCCGCACTGCATGACTGCAAAGCGGCTCTGCGATTTCTGCGGGCCCATGCGGCGGAGTACAAGATTGATCCTGCGCGTATCGGCTGTGCAGGCGGCTCGGCAGGCGGGCACCTGAGCGGGTTGGTGGGGATGACGGGTGAAGTGAATGCGTTGGAAGGCACGGGTGGGAATCCGGAGCAGTCCACCGCCATCAAGGCCTGCGTGGTCATGGCGGCCACCATGGATCTGGTTGAGGCGAACAAGGAAAAGAATGCGGAGAGTGCCGTCCTTTTCTTTGGGCCGTTCGTCGAAAAGAAGGCCACTTATGTGGAGGCGTCGCCGATCACCCATGCGGGCAAAGGCAGTCCGCCGACCTTGTACATTGAAGGGGAGAAGGACACGCTGAAGGTGGGTCGTGCGGAAATGCAGGAAAAGCTGCGTGCGGCTGGCGTGCCCACCGAGCTTGTGACCTTGAAGGAAGCTCCGCATCCCTTCTGGATGAGCCAGCCATGGCTTGATGAGACCGCCAGGGCGATTGGGGACTGGTTTGACAAGTATTTGAAGTAG